The nucleotide sequence TGCATCCGGTGCCGTGGCAACCGATGCACAACACAAGTTTTTCCGCTTACAGGTCGCTACGGCTGCTTACAGTGATCCACATATGCAGTCGATGTCGGCGGTGACGCTGGGCGAAGACGATGTGGTTGTTGCCATTTCCCAAAGCGGGCGCACCAAGGATTTATTACATACCGTTCAACTGGCACAACAACACGGTGCTCAGGTGGTGAGTTTGGCACCCGCAAACACTCCATTAAGCCTGGCCGCTGATTTACCGATTCATATCAATATCGAAGAAGACACCGAGCAGTTCACGCCGATGACCTCCCGTATTGCTCATCTGATGATCATCGATATGCTCGCCGTCGCCGTTACCCAGCGTCGCGGCCCCGAGTTTGCTGAACATTTAAATGCCATCAAACGCAGTATTAAGTCACTTCGCCTTGAAAATTAAGGCTCAAAAATAAGACAAAATACGCCATAAGTTCGTTTTGCCGCTGACTTTTTTGTCAAACTGACGGCAATAATCAGGCGTCAATTTCCCTATTTTTTCCTTACACCAGAAGAATCAAGGCCTCGGTTTGGTTACTGATTGTTCATTCAATTTTCGGGTTATTTGGCCACTTCAATTTTTACTGTCATTCTATTGCAACCAATAAAAAGAAAAATCATGGCTCCGGGTTAGCAAAACCACACTGACTGTGATCTACAGAAGGAATAGAACAATGGAAGCAGCTATTAAGTTCGAAGGCCACGAAGAAGTTGTATCGTTCGATCAGAACGGCAATGTGGTGGTAAAAAAAGAATCGCAAATGTCTAAAAAGCTGATGGCCCGTCGCGCCATTGAAGCACATCGTGAACGCAAATGCCTGGAATCTGAATTAGAGGATTATTATTTCGAAGAGATGTAAAAACTGGTTCTCTATCACCTCCAGCATGTATATGTTGGAGGTAGAATCTAGCCAAACCCGCCGTATTTCTGATGGTTACAACATTGTTGTATTAGTGCTGTTACGTGGCTGTTCAGCACATTACCTTCGCTGAAGCTGTTCTTTCGTTCCAAAAAATCTGTATGCAAGCGATACTCCCACCATGTTAGTCTGGTTTTATGCCAGAGCTTTGTTCCTGCGCCTGCTTGTATCAGAGCTCCTATTCCAATAATAAGAACAGGAAGCAAGGTATGAAATTCCCTATAAAACCGTTAATAAATAGCAGTGTTATATCGGCCGCGTTACTGATTTCGGCTTGTGGAGGTGATAGCAGCAGCTCTTCAGGTCCATCAATGCAAGTAACTGCCACCAAGGTGGCAAGTGTTACCCAGCAAGCCATCGACAGCGCAATGACAGAACAAGGGTTGATTGCACTGTCAGGTCAGGCAGATTGTGACGTAGAGCTGTATCGGCTTGAATATTCGAGCCTCGGGGTCGAAGGTGAGAGTGTGACCGTATCAGGAGCATTATCATTCCCTTCAGGCCCTGGCTGTGAGGGGCCATACCCGCTACTGGCCAAGGCTCATGGCACAACGACTCAGGAAGACTACATTGAAGCAACGGTCGAAAGTGCAGCTTTTGACCACGGTTTTTTTGCTTCTCAGGGATATGTCGTCGTCAGCCCGGATTACCTCGGATTTGGCGCTTCAGAATATGACTATCATCCGTTTTTGCATCGGGACAGTCAGGCACAAGCCATGATTGATGCGCTACGTGCGGCACGTATTGCTGTCGATTCACTCGAAGAAAATATCGAACTGTCCGGCAAAGTCATGCTTGCCGGCTACTCTCAAGGCGGCCATGTGGTTATGTCGGCTCAGAGAGCGATTGAGGCAAATTATTCAGACGAATTCAATCTGGTCGCCAGTGCCCCGATGGCAGGTCCATATCAACTGGAACAAACTTTTCTAAGCGGTATAAACCCGGCAATACCGAATGTTGCAGCTGGGGTTTTCCTATCCTATGTGGTTGAGTCTTTTCAGAATATTTATGGGAATATATATACTGATCTGGAAGACGTTTTCTTGCCACAATTTACCGACGATATCACCGACAGCTTTCCGGGTGAAAGAAGCTTAACCGAGTTTCTTATTGGCGGTGTTTTCCCGACTGATCCGGATCAGTTTTTGCAAAACGATTATCTGAATGATTTTGAAACTAACCGTGACAATGCATTCCGGGTTGCTTTGCGAGACAACGAGGTGCTCGACTTTACTCCTAAGACACCAACGATTTTATGCGGTACCAGTGAAGACGGCGCAGTCCCTTATTTTAATACCGAAGCCGCGGCCGCATACTTTAATAACAACGGAGTAACAGTTCCGGTTATTGATGTCGCAGATCAGATCACCGTGATTCCAGGTCTTAACCCCGGGTTAATCCATCACTCTCTTGGTAATCGCTATTGCTATGCAGCGGTCAAAGAGCGCTTATTAGAACCGGCCAAATAATAAAAGCCTACCCGGAAAGCATTTCCGGGTAGGCTTTCACTCAGTAATACATTACCAGGTTACTTAACGTTTAATATCATCAAACGAAAAGCGCCACCCTCCAATCGTCAATTTCCTGCTGATCGCAACCAGACAGGTCATCCTCCAAACCAACAATCCAATAATCAGATTGCCCAGTGCGGCTCCAATCAATAAACCGCTGTAGTCCCACAGGTAAGAACCAACAAAAGCGCCTGGGACATAAAAGACAAACAAGCGTACTGCGTTTAATACCATCGAGCTGCTGGTTTTCTGAAGTGAGTTCAGCGCCGAGTTCACACACAACACCACTCCCATGCCGAAGTATCCAATCGGCAACCAGCGCACAAATTCAATGATGGTTTCCTGCACCGCCAGGTCATCAGAAAATAACGTTGCTAGCCATTCAGCCGTCAGCCAGAACGTGATCACGATAGCGCCTTGCAGCAACAGTAAAAATTTAAAACTACTGAGTAAGGCTTCAAAGATGCGTTCATCCTGATGAGCACCATGATTTTGTGCAACAAAGGTTGGCAAGGTAGATGTCAGCGCCAGAATGACAATCAAAGCGAAAGGCTCCAGGCGCATGCCAACACCAAAGCCAGCAACAGCTTCTTCACCTAGTGGTGCCACCATCACCAATAGTACAGCGCCGGCTACCGGCACCATCATATTCGTAACCATGGCGGGTATGCCTAAGGCCATCATACGCCGCCATAACTGCTGGATCTGACTCCAGCTCATGCCATGGCGACTGAGAAAGCCTGACTGACGCTGACGCGTCAGAATAACCGCCAGTACAATTACCCAACACAGGGTACTGGCTAATGCCGCACCGCCAACGCCCAGAGCCGGCACAGGCCCCCAACCAAAGATTAATAATGGGTCCAGCAACGCATTCAGGACTGCAGCTACCAGCATCATTTGTGACGGCAGCCGGGTATTACCGGTCGCCCTCATCGAGCTGTTCTGCACCATCATCACCAGCATAACAACGGAACCTGGCCACCAAAACACCATGAAATTCCAGATTTCAGGCAATAAATCCGGACTGGCGCCCAATACCGCAAAGATATAGTCATTAACCAGCAAACCAAGAATGCTGATTAAAACACCCAGCACCACGCTCAGCATCAGAGCTGCCATCGCAGCCCGCTTCGCTTGCAGGTCATCGCCGGCACCAAATGATTTTGCAATCAATGCGGATGCCGCGATTCCCAGCCCAATGGATAAGTTCATCACCAGCATAGTCACCGGCATCGCAAAGCCTACCGCCGCCAGTGATGTCGTGCCTAATAATGAAATAAAATAGGTATCTACCAGCTGAAAAAAGAACACCGCCATGATGCCTATCACCATGGGTTTCGTCAGCTGGTATAACACCTGATTTACAGGTGCAGTCAGAATGGCTTCACGCACGTAACAATCTCAACTCAATCAAAAAACCGGCTCAACTCAAACAAAAAAACTGGCTCACATAAAACAGCCAGATCAGGTTGTTACTCTAACGTACTTTGTAGTGCTAAACAGGGCCGTTTTATGCCAGATAACGAACAATTTGTTGCCGATATTTATCATTGTAAAACGTTGTTCAAGTATTTGTTTCAGACTTGCAGATCGTGAGTGCGACCGTTAGGCTGGCTGCGCTTAAAAAACTCTTCTTGAAAACAACTTATCAACGGACTGCTTATGCGTACTCTCCCTATCCGAGAAATCTGTCTGATTTCTGGTTTAATCTCTGCTTCATTTGTCTCTGCTCAAGAAGAAGCACCGTCATCTCCGTGGTCAGGTTCCGCCGAACTGGGTTTTATCGATACCTCAGGTAATACAGATACTCAGAGCACTAACGGCGCTTTCGACCTAAAACACGATGGCCAGGACTGGGACCAATACCTCAAGCTGGAAGCACTGACCAGTAAAGAAGACGACGTTACTTCGAAAGAAAAATATTATGGTGAAGTCGGATTTGACCGTAACTTTGGCGAACGCTCTTACCTGGCGATTACCGGTACCCACGAGCGTGATCGCTTCAGTGGCTTTGAATACGAATCAGTTATTGCTGTGGGTTATGGCTACCGTGTTATCCAGCAAGATAATATGAACCTGTCGCTTGAAGCCGCACCCGGTTACCGTCGCGATAAGTTAAAAGAAACTCAGAAAATCAATGAAGACTCTATCGCTCGACTGGACGCCAAGTTTGACTGGTTAATCAGTGAAGGGGTGTCGTTTATCGAAGAGTTTACGGCTGAAATTGGTGATGAGAACTCGACTTACCGTTCAGAGACCGGCTTAAAAAGCACTATTATTGGTGCCCTGGCAACCAAAATCACTTACAAAATTAAGTATGTTGAAGAAGTGCCGGACGAAAATGAAAACATTGATCGTGAGCTTGGCATCACACTGGTCTATAGCTTCTGATCAACAAGGTAATACCCTCGGCTTTCTCGCCCCTGAGTCACTCACGATTCAGGGGCGGTAAAATCATAAGATCACACTTTGGTCGTAAGCCTTTCACCCCTTCCCCCGTATTACTTACGTATAAATACCAGTATCATGCCTGACTTTTCAGGACAGCAATTATTGTTGTAACACACTCTGTGTTATCCCCACCTATGACATGGGATCCGATGTCCTTAATCAACATGCTTTGGAGTGATGTATGACTGACACAATGTCTAACGATGTGGTTATTGTTGCCGCGACCCGCACCGCCATTGGCTCATTTGGTGGATCACTGGCAAGCGTGTCCGGCAGTGATCTGGGCGCAACTGTGATTCAATCTCTGCTGGAGAAAACAGCCATTGCTCCGGAGCTGGTTGATGAAGTACTGATGGGCCAGGTATTAACCGCGGCTTGTGGCCAGAATCCGGCACGTCAGGCTTCGATCAAAGGCGGCCTGCCAGACACTACACCAGCCATGACGATCAACAAAGTCTGCGGTTCTGGTTTAAAAGCCCTGCATCTGGGTGCTCAGGCAATCAAATGTGGCGATGCAGACATCATTATTGCCGGTGGCCAGGAGTCTATGTCGAACGCAGCTCATGCTTTACCTGGTTCACGTAACGGCCAACGTATGGGCAACTGGAACATGGTCGACACCATGATCAGTGATGGCCTCTGGGACGCGTTTAATGATTACCACATGGGGATTACGGCTGAAAACATCGCCGATTCATACAGCATTGAACGCGCCGAGCAAGATGCTTTCGCCGCTGCGTCTCAACAAAAAGCGTTGGCAGCGATAGAAGCTGGCAAGTTTAAAGACGAGATTACCCCGGTTGTGATTCCACAACGCCGTGGTGACGATATCGTATTCGATACGGATGAAAATCCACGTGCCGGTATCTCAGAAGAAAAACTGGCCGGTATGCGCGCAGCCTTCAAAAAAGACGGCACCGTGACCGCAGGCAATGCCTCATCATTGAATGATGGCGCTGCAGCTGTGATGTTGGCCAGCAGAGCCAAAGCCGAAGCGCTGGGACTGCCGATTCTGGCAACCATCAAAGCATACGCAAATGCCGGTGTTAACCCTGAAATTATGGGTACAGGGCCAATTCCGGCAACCAAGAAATGTCTGGAAAAAGTTGGCTGGCAGGTTTCTGACCTGGATTTAATTGAAGCGAACGAGGCCTTTGCAGTACAAGCCTTATCGGTTAACAAAGGTTTGGAATGGGATGCCAGCAAAGTGAACGTGAACGGTGGTGCGATTGCTTTAGGCCATCCGATTGGTGCATCCGGTTGCCGTATTCTGGTGACGCTGCTGCACGAAATGATTCGCCAGGATGCTAAAAAAGGTCTCGCGACCTTGTGCATCGGTGGTGGCATGGGTGTCTCACTGGCGATTGAGCGTTGATATTTCTGAACAAAAAACAGAATGAACAAAAAACGCGCCATCGGCGCGTTTTTTGTTAGAGGCTAAATCTGGCAAAAAACTACTGGGGCGTTTCAGTATCACCAGAGTCATTACTGCTATAGGTTGTGATCACAGACTCACTTACGACTTGTTCGTCAATCAAAACACGTGCTGCGAATATCACATAGGCAGAGTTGGTAGCATCAAAAGTAGCAGAAACGCTAAAGTCACCTGTATTCAAAGTCTGTTCAGAAATAACAGAAGGCTCGCCAATCTCGTTGTATGCCAACAGTTGCAACACAACAGCTTCACCAGAGACGACTTCCCCGGAGTAATTCAGTGTCGAAGTCTCGACGTTAAAATTGCCCAAACCACCAGCAATATAATCACCAAACTCAACACCTTGCTGGGAACCTGGGAAGCTTCCTTCACCTTGATAAATAGCAATATCATCGACTAGCCAACCGCGAAACCCATTGTAAAGCGAGTCTTGAGTTGTAAAAGCAAAGCGTAGCTTGATTTGTTGTCCGGCAAAGTCAGACAAACTAACCGGTTCCTGAGACAACCATAACGGTGCTTTGTTAAAGCCACGATTTGAGTAAGGTAACGGAGCTCGCTCTCCTCCAATTGGATCAGACAGTGGATTCAGACGAGCGATGTCACTCCAGCTACTACCATTGTCGGTCGATACGGAAATGATCATCAAATCAAATCCATTTTCGTTCGGGTTAACCGATTCAATTTCCCACCAGGTATTAAAATCCAAAGCCAATGGTGCACTGGCATTGGTCAAATCAATTAATGGAGAAACAATAGCGCCAGCATTATAGCGATCTGACTCACCACCATCAGACTCAACACCGCCATTGGTATCATCAATATCACCCAGGAAATTACCCTGGCCAACATTGCCTGCCGCGGATTGACCATACCAGCAGGCATAATTCCCCTGAGGATCAGGGATCTTCCCACCCGATTGATCATCTGGAGCTAAGGAAACCAGATTCTCAACAACGGCCTGATTAATAATGGATAAACCGCTTGAATGGCTGTGCCATAGGT is from Bacterioplanoides sp. SCSIO 12839 and encodes:
- a CDS encoding SIS domain-containing protein, whose translation is MRQSPVLTEIAAAIPNLRKSEVKVAEYVLKAPEQVMHMRIVDLAQEAQVSEPTIVRFCRGIGCNGFQEFKVRIAQEMAVANNIGQFAIAEDDSIEDICDKIADTTIQRLHQVKSQLKTKQVAQAANAISAARRVEFYGFGASGAVATDAQHKFFRLQVATAAYSDPHMQSMSAVTLGEDDVVVAISQSGRTKDLLHTVQLAQQHGAQVVSLAPANTPLSLAADLPIHINIEEDTEQFTPMTSRIAHLMIIDMLAVAVTQRRGPEFAEHLNAIKRSIKSLRLEN
- a CDS encoding MATE family efflux transporter, with product MREAILTAPVNQVLYQLTKPMVIGIMAVFFFQLVDTYFISLLGTTSLAAVGFAMPVTMLVMNLSIGLGIAASALIAKSFGAGDDLQAKRAAMAALMLSVVLGVLISILGLLVNDYIFAVLGASPDLLPEIWNFMVFWWPGSVVMLVMMVQNSSMRATGNTRLPSQMMLVAAVLNALLDPLLIFGWGPVPALGVGGAALASTLCWVIVLAVILTRQRQSGFLSRHGMSWSQIQQLWRRMMALGIPAMVTNMMVPVAGAVLLVMVAPLGEEAVAGFGVGMRLEPFALIVILALTSTLPTFVAQNHGAHQDERIFEALLSSFKFLLLLQGAIVITFWLTAEWLATLFSDDLAVQETIIEFVRWLPIGYFGMGVVLCVNSALNSLQKTSSSMVLNAVRLFVFYVPGAFVGSYLWDYSGLLIGAALGNLIIGLLVWRMTCLVAISRKLTIGGWRFSFDDIKR
- a CDS encoding YdiY family protein, with the translated sequence MRTLPIREICLISGLISASFVSAQEEAPSSPWSGSAELGFIDTSGNTDTQSTNGAFDLKHDGQDWDQYLKLEALTSKEDDVTSKEKYYGEVGFDRNFGERSYLAITGTHERDRFSGFEYESVIAVGYGYRVIQQDNMNLSLEAAPGYRRDKLKETQKINEDSIARLDAKFDWLISEGVSFIEEFTAEIGDENSTYRSETGLKSTIIGALATKITYKIKYVEEVPDENENIDRELGITLVYSF
- a CDS encoding acetyl-CoA C-acetyltransferase; translation: MTDTMSNDVVIVAATRTAIGSFGGSLASVSGSDLGATVIQSLLEKTAIAPELVDEVLMGQVLTAACGQNPARQASIKGGLPDTTPAMTINKVCGSGLKALHLGAQAIKCGDADIIIAGGQESMSNAAHALPGSRNGQRMGNWNMVDTMISDGLWDAFNDYHMGITAENIADSYSIERAEQDAFAAASQQKALAAIEAGKFKDEITPVVIPQRRGDDIVFDTDENPRAGISEEKLAGMRAAFKKDGTVTAGNASSLNDGAAAVMLASRAKAEALGLPILATIKAYANAGVNPEIMGTGPIPATKKCLEKVGWQVSDLDLIEANEAFAVQALSVNKGLEWDASKVNVNGGAIALGHPIGASGCRILVTLLHEMIRQDAKKGLATLCIGGGMGVSLAIER
- a CDS encoding S9 family peptidase, encoding MQVTATKVASVTQQAIDSAMTEQGLIALSGQADCDVELYRLEYSSLGVEGESVTVSGALSFPSGPGCEGPYPLLAKAHGTTTQEDYIEATVESAAFDHGFFASQGYVVVSPDYLGFGASEYDYHPFLHRDSQAQAMIDALRAARIAVDSLEENIELSGKVMLAGYSQGGHVVMSAQRAIEANYSDEFNLVASAPMAGPYQLEQTFLSGINPAIPNVAAGVFLSYVVESFQNIYGNIYTDLEDVFLPQFTDDITDSFPGERSLTEFLIGGVFPTDPDQFLQNDYLNDFETNRDNAFRVALRDNEVLDFTPKTPTILCGTSEDGAVPYFNTEAAAAYFNNNGVTVPVIDVADQITVIPGLNPGLIHHSLGNRYCYAAVKERLLEPAK
- a CDS encoding PA3496 family putative envelope integrity protein codes for the protein MEAAIKFEGHEEVVSFDQNGNVVVKKESQMSKKLMARRAIEAHRERKCLESELEDYYFEEM